In one Staphylococcus lutrae genomic region, the following are encoded:
- a CDS encoding RidA family protein — translation MKTINTNNAPQAVGPYSHASIINGLVYTSGQIPLNLMGEIVSDDVEKQTEQVMENLKAVLEAAGSDLNHVVKVLIFLSDMENFQKVNEVYERYFDRHRPARSAVEVARLPKDVKIEVEMIAKVKAV, via the coding sequence TTGAAAACGATAAATACGAACAATGCACCTCAAGCAGTTGGACCATACTCACATGCTTCAATTATTAACGGCTTAGTTTATACTTCTGGTCAAATCCCATTGAATTTAATGGGCGAAATCGTGAGTGACGATGTAGAAAAACAAACCGAACAAGTGATGGAAAATCTTAAAGCGGTGCTCGAAGCAGCCGGCTCAGATTTGAATCACGTGGTTAAAGTTTTAATCTTTTTATCGGATATGGAAAACTTTCAAAAGGTGAACGAAGTCTATGAAAGGTATTTTGATAGACATCGCCCTGCAAGAAGTGCGGTGGAAGTGGCACGCTTGCCGAAAGATGTCAAAATAGAGGTTGAAATGATTGCTAAGGTTAAAGCGGTATAA
- the spoVG gene encoding septation regulator SpoVG, whose product MKVTDVRLRKIQTDGRMKALVSITLDESFVIHDLRVIEGNSGLFVAMPSKRTPDGEFRDIAHPINSEMRQEIQDAVMKVYDETDEVLPAQDQTSEASSEAKETEIE is encoded by the coding sequence ATGAAAGTGACAGATGTTAGACTTAGAAAAATACAAACAGATGGTAGAATGAAGGCCTTGGTGTCTATTACTTTAGATGAATCGTTCGTTATTCACGATTTGAGAGTCATCGAAGGTAACTCAGGTTTATTCGTTGCCATGCCAAGCAAGCGTACACCAGATGGTGAATTCCGTGATATTGCGCATCCAATTAATTCAGAAATGAGACAAGAAATTCAGGATGCGGTAATGAAAGTATATGATGAGACTGATGAAGTTTTACCAGCACAAGATCAAACGTCAGAAGCATCATCAGAAGCGAAAGAAACAGAAATAGAATAA
- the glmU gene encoding bifunctional UDP-N-acetylglucosamine diphosphorylase/glucosamine-1-phosphate N-acetyltransferase GlmU, giving the protein MQKHAIVLAAGKGTRMKSKQAKVLHHVAGKPMIGHVIDQVRASGVDQVVTIVGHGAESVQEALADASLYSFQQEQLGTAHAVKTAAEHLASKEGMTLVVCGDTPLITSDTLSRLIAHHAQEEAQATVLSATAPQPFGYGRIIRGDHGQLIEIVEEKDADDSQKAITEVSSGIFAFDNQTLFELLEHVDNNNAQGEYYLPQVLTLILQNKGKVAIYHTDDFEEIMGVNDRIALSRAEKAYRQRVNTFHMLNGVTLIDPDSTYIGAEVEIGPDTVIEQGVQLSGHTVIGENVTIGQYSQIHNSRICNHATIKHSVVTDAVVGECATVGPFAQLRPGSELGKETKVGNFVEIKKARLDDQAKVSHLSYIGDAEIGARTNVGCGSITVNYDGENKFKTIVGKDAFIGCNTNLIAPVTVGDGTLIAAGSTITDDIPVDSLAVARSKQVTKPGYMNKKEK; this is encoded by the coding sequence ATGCAAAAACATGCAATCGTTTTAGCAGCAGGTAAAGGCACAAGAATGAAATCTAAGCAAGCTAAAGTGCTGCATCATGTTGCTGGGAAGCCGATGATTGGTCACGTCATTGATCAAGTTCGTGCTTCAGGTGTTGACCAAGTTGTGACAATTGTGGGACACGGGGCAGAAAGTGTGCAAGAGGCACTCGCGGATGCTTCTTTATATAGCTTTCAACAAGAGCAATTAGGTACGGCGCATGCTGTAAAGACAGCAGCAGAGCATTTAGCATCAAAAGAAGGGATGACACTGGTTGTTTGCGGAGACACGCCGTTAATTACAAGTGACACGTTATCTCGTTTAATCGCACATCATGCGCAAGAGGAGGCACAAGCCACAGTCTTATCTGCTACAGCGCCCCAACCGTTCGGCTACGGTCGTATCATTCGCGGGGACCATGGGCAGTTAATAGAAATTGTAGAGGAAAAAGATGCAGATGACAGTCAAAAAGCCATCACAGAAGTCAGTTCAGGCATTTTTGCTTTCGATAATCAAACGTTGTTCGAGTTGCTAGAACATGTAGACAACAATAACGCACAAGGAGAATATTATTTACCACAAGTTTTAACATTAATTCTTCAAAACAAAGGAAAAGTTGCCATTTATCACACGGATGATTTTGAGGAGATTATGGGTGTGAATGATCGCATCGCCCTAAGCCGTGCTGAAAAGGCCTATCGTCAGCGGGTGAATACATTCCATATGCTTAACGGGGTGACATTGATTGATCCTGATTCAACATACATTGGGGCTGAAGTCGAAATTGGGCCGGACACGGTGATTGAACAAGGGGTCCAATTATCGGGGCATACGGTTATAGGTGAAAATGTAACGATTGGCCAATATTCTCAAATTCATAACAGTCGAATCTGCAATCATGCGACAATTAAACATTCTGTAGTGACAGATGCAGTCGTAGGTGAGTGCGCAACGGTAGGACCATTTGCACAATTACGTCCAGGCTCAGAGTTAGGTAAAGAAACAAAAGTGGGTAACTTTGTAGAAATTAAAAAAGCGAGACTCGATGATCAAGCGAAAGTATCGCATTTAAGTTATATTGGCGATGCAGAAATTGGCGCACGCACGAATGTGGGTTGTGGATCGATTACAGTCAATTATGATGGTGAGAACAAGTTTAAAACGATTGTCGGCAAAGATGCATTTATCGGTTGTAACACGAATCTCATTGCACCGGTAACTGTAGGAGATGGGACGCTAATCGCAGCAGGTTCAACCATTACAGATGATATTCCAGTAGATAGTTTAGCGGTCGCACGTTCAAAACAAGTGACAAAACCGGGATACATGAATAAAAAAGAAAAGTAG
- a CDS encoding ribose-phosphate diphosphokinase: protein MLNTEYKNSSLKIFSLKGNEPLAKEVADHVGVELGKCTVKRFSDGEIQINIEESIRGCDVFIIQPTSNPVNVHLMELLIMIDACKRASAANISIVVPYYGYARQDRKARSREPITAKLVADLFETAGADRMIALDLHAPQIQGFFDIPIDHLMGVPILADYFLKNKEIDPEKCVVVSPDHGGVTRARKLADILKTPIAIIDKRRPKPNVAEVMNIVGEIEGRTAIIIDDIIDTAGTITLAAQALKDKGATEVFACCTHPVLSGPAKERIENSAIKELVVTNSIQLKEEQKPNNITELSVAELLAQAIIRVYERESVSVLFD, encoded by the coding sequence ATGTTAAACACCGAATATAAAAATTCGTCTTTGAAAATTTTCTCATTGAAAGGTAATGAACCACTTGCAAAAGAAGTTGCAGATCACGTAGGTGTTGAGTTAGGTAAATGTACAGTAAAACGTTTTAGTGACGGTGAAATTCAAATCAATATTGAAGAAAGTATTCGTGGATGTGATGTCTTTATTATTCAACCGACATCTAACCCAGTGAATGTACATTTAATGGAACTACTTATTATGATTGACGCATGTAAACGCGCATCCGCAGCGAATATTTCAATTGTTGTTCCATATTATGGTTATGCACGTCAAGATCGTAAAGCGCGTAGTCGTGAGCCGATTACTGCAAAATTAGTTGCAGATTTATTTGAGACGGCTGGTGCGGACCGCATGATTGCATTAGATTTACATGCGCCTCAAATTCAAGGCTTTTTTGATATTCCAATTGATCATTTAATGGGAGTACCTATTTTAGCAGATTATTTCTTAAAAAATAAAGAAATTGACCCAGAAAAATGCGTTGTCGTTTCACCGGACCATGGTGGGGTGACACGTGCACGTAAATTAGCAGATATTCTTAAAACACCGATTGCCATTATTGACAAACGACGTCCAAAACCTAATGTGGCAGAAGTGATGAACATTGTCGGTGAGATTGAAGGACGCACAGCAATTATTATTGACGATATCATTGATACAGCGGGAACGATTACATTAGCGGCACAAGCATTGAAAGATAAAGGTGCGACGGAAGTATTTGCTTGTTGTACGCATCCTGTCTTATCAGGTCCAGCAAAAGAACGTATCGAAAATTCAGCGATTAAAGAGTTAGTCGTTACAAACTCAATTCAACTTAAAGAAGAACAAAAGCCAAATAACATTACTGAGCTTTCTGTTGCGGAGTTATTGGCGCAAGCGATTATTCGTGTATATGAACGAGAGTCAGTCAGCGTATTGTTCGACTAA